The Anoplopoma fimbria isolate UVic2021 breed Golden Eagle Sablefish chromosome 5, Afim_UVic_2022, whole genome shotgun sequence genome contains a region encoding:
- the tmem204 gene encoding transmembrane protein 204 has protein sequence MAVQRLVAAAVAVALLSLVLNNVAAFTPSWVLQALEDGRKRSVGLWRMCPTGGERGREYLQAGRRGQGTQRQCEGLGWGSDYAGYQESRSTVRLQFDMMRACNLMATVALTAGQLIFLLGLMELPFISQESQWWEEAIAALFQLASFVLVIGLVTFYRIGPYTHLSYSCYLDIAACLLATMAAAMLIWNILHRRDDCLAPRVIIISRSLASPFHPRLDNDYVESPC, from the exons ATGGCCGTGCAGAGGCTAGTGGCGGCAGCGGTGGCAGTAGCCCTGCTGTCACTGGTCCTAAACAATGTTGCAGCCTTCACCCCCAGCTGGGTCCTGCAGGCCCTGGAGGACGGACGCAAAAGGAGTGTGGGACTATGGAGGATGTGTCCCACGGGTGGGGAACGGGGCCGCGAATATCTGCAGGCTGGGAGAAGGGGACAGGGGACACAGAGGCAGTGCGAAGGCCTGGGATGGGGCTCTGATTATGCAGGTTACCAAGAATCCCGCAGCACTGTCAGAT TGCAGTTTGACATGATGCGGGCATGTAACCTGATGGCTACGGTGGCCTTGACTGCCGGTCAGCTAATCTTCCTTCTTGGCCTGATGGAGCTGCCCTTCATCTCACAGGAATCCCAGTGGTGGGAGGAGGCCATTGCTGCACTCTTCCAGCTAGCCA GTTTTGTGCTGGTGATTGGACTTGTGACCTTCTACAGGATCGGGCCCTACACACACCTGTCCTACTCCTGCTACTTGGATATTGCTGCTTGCCTGCTGGCCACGATGGCTGCAGCCATGCTCATCTGGAACATTTTACATCGCCGCGATGACTGCCTTGCACCTCGAGTTATAATCATCAGTCGCTCACTGGCATCACCTTTCCATCCACGCCTGGACAACGACTACGTGGAGTCACCTTGTTGA